From Cataglyphis hispanica isolate Lineage 1 chromosome 19, ULB_Chis1_1.0, whole genome shotgun sequence, one genomic window encodes:
- the LOC126856693 gene encoding V-type proton ATPase 116 kDa subunit a 1 isoform X3 produces MGSLFRSEEMTLCQLFLQSEAAYACVSELGELGLVQFRDLNPDVNAFQRKFVNEVRRCDEMERKLRYLEKEIKKDGIPMLDTGENPEAPQPREMIDLEATFEKLENELREVNQNAEALKRNFLELTELKHILRKTQVFFDEMADPSREEEQVTLLGEEGLRAGGQALKLGFVAGVILRERIPAFERMLWRACRGNVFLRQAEIETPLEDPSTGDQVYKSVFIIFFQGDQLKTRVKKICEGFRATLYPCPEAPADRREMAMGVMTRIEDLNTVLGQTQDHRHRVLVAAAKNIKNWFIKVRKIKAIYHTLNLFNLDVTQKCLIAECWVPVLDIETIQLALRRGTERSGSSVPPILNRMETFEDPPTYNRTNKFTKGFQALIDAYGVASYREMNPAPYTIITFPFLFAIMFGDTGHGLIMFLFGGWMVLKEKPLAAKKSDNEIWNIFFGGRYIIFLMGLFSMYTGLIYNDIFSKSLNIFGSNWMINYDQSTIQSNKDLQLNPSSEDYVDYPYPFGMDPVWQLAENKIIFQNSYKMKISIIFGVIHMLFGVIVGLWNHMYFKKRYNITCEFVPQVIFLMALFFYMVLLMFIKWIKYGPKNDLVEGPGCAPSVLITFINMVLFKPAAKVGECEPYMYGGQGGLQKFLVIVALLCVPWMLLAKPILMMRNRKKQHYQLNNHGAENGDVEANMGTLQQSGGITQNGGHKEEEENMMEVFIHQGIHTIEYVLGSVSHTASYLRLWALSLAHAQLSEVLWNMVMRNGLAREGWDGGIVLYAVFAFWAVLTVGILVLMEGLSAFLHTLRLHWVEFQSKFYSGLGYSFTPFSFEIILDAAQTTTED; encoded by the exons ATGGGCTCGCTCTTTCGCAGCGAGGAAATGACATTGTGTCAGCTGTTCCTTCAAAGCGAAGCTGCTTACGCCTGTGTCTCCGAACTCGGCGAGCTCGGGCTAGTACAGTTCCGCGAT TTAAATCCTGATGTCAACGCTTTTCAAAGAAAGTTTGTCAATGAGGTACGTCGTTGTGACGAGATGGAACGCAAGCTGCGTTACTTGGAGAAGGAAATCAAAAAGGATGGCATTCCAATGTTGGATACCGGTGAAAATCCAGAGGCTCCACAACCTCGAGAGATGATTGATCTGGAAGCTACTTTCGAGAAACTAGAGAATGAGTTGCGGGAAGTGAATCAGAATGCTGAAGCGCTTAAACGTAACTTTTTGGAGCTAACTGAGCTCAAACATATTCTACGGAAGACTCAAGTTTTCTTCGACGAG ATGGCAGACCCCAGCCGTGAAGAAGAGCAAGTCACTTTGTTGGGTGAAGAGGGCCTCCGCGCCGGCGGCCAGGCTCTCAAACTCGG TTTCGTCGCGGGAGTCATCCTGAGAGAACGCATCCCCGCGTTCGAGCGTATGTTGTGGCGGGCGTGCCGCGGAAATGTCTTTCTGCGCCAGGCGGAAATCGAGACTCCTTTAGAAGATCCATCGACG GGAGACCAGGTGTACAAGTCGGTCTTCATCATCTTCTTCCAAGGAGATCAACTGAAAACTCGTGTAAAAAAGATCTGTGAAGGTTTCAGAGCGACCTTGTATCCTTGTCCAGAAGCACCAGCTGATCGTAGAGAGATGGCGATGGGAGTCATGACTCGCATTGAAGACTTGAACACT GTCCTTGGGCAGACACAGGATCATCGTCATCGCGTCCTTGTAGCTGCCGCAAAGAATATCAAGAACTGGTTCATCAAAGTCCGCAAGATCAAAGCGATTTATCATACTCTAAATCTTTTCAATCTTGACGTCACTCAAAAATGCCTGATCGCAGAATGCTGGGTGCCCGTCCTGGACATCGAGACTATCCAGCTAGCATTAAGACGCGGAACG gAACGTAGCGGAAGTTCAGTACCTCCTATTTTGAATCGCATGGAAACTTTTGAAGACCCGCCGACGTATAATCGCACAAACAAGTTTACGAAGGGCTTCCAGGCATTAATCGATGCTTATGGGGTTGCCTCTTATCGCGAGATGAATCCCGCGCCCTATACTATTATCACATTCCCGTTTTTGTTTGCGATAATGTTCGGCGACACCGGTCATGGTCTCATTATGTTTTTGTTCGGCGGTTGGATGGTGCTGAAAGAAAAACCGCTAGCGGCTAAAAAGAGCGACAACGAGATCTGGAACATATTCTTCGGTGGTCGTTACATCATTTTTCTTATGGGCCTGTTTTCCATGTATACCGGTCTCATCTACAATGACATATTCTCCAAATCGCTCAACATTTTCGGTTCTAACTGGATGATTAATTATGATCAAAGTACCATTCAGAGCAATAAGGATCTACAGTTAAATCCCAGTTCTGAGGATTATGTCGATTATCCCTATCCATTCGGCATGGATCCGGTGTGGCAGCTGGCGGAGAATAAGATCATCTTTCAAAACTCATACAAGATGAAGATCTCTATCATCTTCGGAGTAATACACATGCTGTTTGGCGTGATAGTAGGACTGTGGAATCACATGTATTTTAAGAAGCGTTACAACATCACTTGCGAATTTGTACCGCAGGTGATCTTTCTCATGGCGCTGTTTTTCTACATGGTGTTGCTCATGTTTATCAAATGGATCAAATATGGTCCAAAGAATGACCTGGTCGAGGGACCCGGTTGTGCACCTTCAGTCCTCATCACTTTCATCAACATGGTTCTATTCAAACCCGCCGCCAAAGTTGGCGAATGCGAGCCATACATGTATGGTGGTCAGGGTGGTCTGCAAAAGTTTTTAGTGATCGTAGCCTTGCTCTGCGTTCCGTGGATGCTACTGGCGAAGCCAATTTTGATGATGCGCAATCGTAAAAAGCAACATTATCAGCTCAACAATCACGGCGCCGAAAATGGCGACGTGGAAGCTAACATGGGAACCTTACAGCAGAGCGGAGGTATTACTCAGAACGGCGGTCacaaggaggaggaagagaacaTGATGGAAGTGTTTATTCACCAAGGTATTCACACTATCGAATATGTTCTCGGCAGCGTGTCACACACCGCGTCCTACCTACGTCTCTGGGCCTTATCTCTGGCCCATGCCCAGTTGTCCGAAGTGTTATGGAACATGGTAATGAGAAATGGTCTGGCGAGAGAAGGCTGGGATGGCGGCATCGTCCTCTATGCCGTCTTCGCCTTTTGGGCGGTGCTCACTGTGGGCATCCTTGTACTCATGGAAGGCCTTTCAGCGTTTCTGCATACACTTCGTTTACATTG ggTGGAATTTCAAAGCAAGTTCTATTCTGGTTTAGGCTACAGCTTCACACCGTTCTCGTTTGAAATCATCCTCGATGCCGCACAGACCACTACTgaggattaa
- the LOC126856693 gene encoding V-type proton ATPase 116 kDa subunit a 1 isoform X1 — MGSLFRSEEMTLCQLFLQSEAAYACVSELGELGLVQFRDLNPDVNAFQRKFVNEVRRCDEMERKLRYLEKEIKKDGIPMLDTGENPEAPQPREMIDLEATFEKLENELREVNQNAEALKRNFLELTELKHILRKTQVFFDEAEHGGVVSQMADPSREEEQVTLLGEEGLRAGGQALKLGFVAGVILRERIPAFERMLWRACRGNVFLRQAEIETPLEDPSTGDQVYKSVFIIFFQGDQLKTRVKKICEGFRATLYPCPEAPADRREMAMGVMTRIEDLNTVLGQTQDHRHRVLVAAAKNIKNWFIKVRKIKAIYHTLNLFNLDVTQKCLIAECWVPVLDIETIQLALRRGTERSGSSVPPILNRMETFEDPPTYNRTNKFTKGFQALIDAYGVASYREMNPAPYTIITFPFLFAIMFGDTGHGLIMFLFGGWMVLKEKPLAAKKSDNEIWNIFFGGRYIIFLMGLFSMYTGLIYNDIFSKSLNIFGSNWMINYDQSTIQSNKDLQLNPSSEDYVDYPYPFGMDPVWQLAENKIIFQNSYKMKISIIFGVIHMLFGVIVGLWNHMYFKKRYNITCEFVPQVIFLMALFFYMVLLMFIKWIKYGPKNDLVEGPGCAPSVLITFINMVLFKPAAKVGECEPYMYGGQGGLQKFLVIVALLCVPWMLLAKPILMMRNRKKQHYQLNNHGAENGDVEANMGTLQQSGGITQNGGHKEEEENMMEVFIHQGIHTIEYVLGSVSHTASYLRLWALSLAHAQLSEVLWNMVMRNGLAREGWDGGIVLYAVFAFWAVLTVGILVLMEGLSAFLHTLRLHWVEFQSKFYSGLGYSFTPFSFEIILDAAQTTTED, encoded by the exons ATGGGCTCGCTCTTTCGCAGCGAGGAAATGACATTGTGTCAGCTGTTCCTTCAAAGCGAAGCTGCTTACGCCTGTGTCTCCGAACTCGGCGAGCTCGGGCTAGTACAGTTCCGCGAT TTAAATCCTGATGTCAACGCTTTTCAAAGAAAGTTTGTCAATGAGGTACGTCGTTGTGACGAGATGGAACGCAAGCTGCGTTACTTGGAGAAGGAAATCAAAAAGGATGGCATTCCAATGTTGGATACCGGTGAAAATCCAGAGGCTCCACAACCTCGAGAGATGATTGATCTGGAAGCTACTTTCGAGAAACTAGAGAATGAGTTGCGGGAAGTGAATCAGAATGCTGAAGCGCTTAAACGTAACTTTTTGGAGCTAACTGAGCTCAAACATATTCTACGGAAGACTCAAGTTTTCTTCGACGAG GCTGAGCATGGAGGTGTCGTGTCGCAGATGGCAGACCCCAGCCGTGAAGAAGAGCAAGTCACTTTGTTGGGTGAAGAGGGCCTCCGCGCCGGCGGCCAGGCTCTCAAACTCGG TTTCGTCGCGGGAGTCATCCTGAGAGAACGCATCCCCGCGTTCGAGCGTATGTTGTGGCGGGCGTGCCGCGGAAATGTCTTTCTGCGCCAGGCGGAAATCGAGACTCCTTTAGAAGATCCATCGACG GGAGACCAGGTGTACAAGTCGGTCTTCATCATCTTCTTCCAAGGAGATCAACTGAAAACTCGTGTAAAAAAGATCTGTGAAGGTTTCAGAGCGACCTTGTATCCTTGTCCAGAAGCACCAGCTGATCGTAGAGAGATGGCGATGGGAGTCATGACTCGCATTGAAGACTTGAACACT GTCCTTGGGCAGACACAGGATCATCGTCATCGCGTCCTTGTAGCTGCCGCAAAGAATATCAAGAACTGGTTCATCAAAGTCCGCAAGATCAAAGCGATTTATCATACTCTAAATCTTTTCAATCTTGACGTCACTCAAAAATGCCTGATCGCAGAATGCTGGGTGCCCGTCCTGGACATCGAGACTATCCAGCTAGCATTAAGACGCGGAACG gAACGTAGCGGAAGTTCAGTACCTCCTATTTTGAATCGCATGGAAACTTTTGAAGACCCGCCGACGTATAATCGCACAAACAAGTTTACGAAGGGCTTCCAGGCATTAATCGATGCTTATGGGGTTGCCTCTTATCGCGAGATGAATCCCGCGCCCTATACTATTATCACATTCCCGTTTTTGTTTGCGATAATGTTCGGCGACACCGGTCATGGTCTCATTATGTTTTTGTTCGGCGGTTGGATGGTGCTGAAAGAAAAACCGCTAGCGGCTAAAAAGAGCGACAACGAGATCTGGAACATATTCTTCGGTGGTCGTTACATCATTTTTCTTATGGGCCTGTTTTCCATGTATACCGGTCTCATCTACAATGACATATTCTCCAAATCGCTCAACATTTTCGGTTCTAACTGGATGATTAATTATGATCAAAGTACCATTCAGAGCAATAAGGATCTACAGTTAAATCCCAGTTCTGAGGATTATGTCGATTATCCCTATCCATTCGGCATGGATCCGGTGTGGCAGCTGGCGGAGAATAAGATCATCTTTCAAAACTCATACAAGATGAAGATCTCTATCATCTTCGGAGTAATACACATGCTGTTTGGCGTGATAGTAGGACTGTGGAATCACATGTATTTTAAGAAGCGTTACAACATCACTTGCGAATTTGTACCGCAGGTGATCTTTCTCATGGCGCTGTTTTTCTACATGGTGTTGCTCATGTTTATCAAATGGATCAAATATGGTCCAAAGAATGACCTGGTCGAGGGACCCGGTTGTGCACCTTCAGTCCTCATCACTTTCATCAACATGGTTCTATTCAAACCCGCCGCCAAAGTTGGCGAATGCGAGCCATACATGTATGGTGGTCAGGGTGGTCTGCAAAAGTTTTTAGTGATCGTAGCCTTGCTCTGCGTTCCGTGGATGCTACTGGCGAAGCCAATTTTGATGATGCGCAATCGTAAAAAGCAACATTATCAGCTCAACAATCACGGCGCCGAAAATGGCGACGTGGAAGCTAACATGGGAACCTTACAGCAGAGCGGAGGTATTACTCAGAACGGCGGTCacaaggaggaggaagagaacaTGATGGAAGTGTTTATTCACCAAGGTATTCACACTATCGAATATGTTCTCGGCAGCGTGTCACACACCGCGTCCTACCTACGTCTCTGGGCCTTATCTCTGGCCCATGCCCAGTTGTCCGAAGTGTTATGGAACATGGTAATGAGAAATGGTCTGGCGAGAGAAGGCTGGGATGGCGGCATCGTCCTCTATGCCGTCTTCGCCTTTTGGGCGGTGCTCACTGTGGGCATCCTTGTACTCATGGAAGGCCTTTCAGCGTTTCTGCATACACTTCGTTTACATTG ggTGGAATTTCAAAGCAAGTTCTATTCTGGTTTAGGCTACAGCTTCACACCGTTCTCGTTTGAAATCATCCTCGATGCCGCACAGACCACTACTgaggattaa
- the LOC126856693 gene encoding V-type proton ATPase 116 kDa subunit a 1 isoform X4, producing the protein MGSLFRSEEMTLCQLFLQSEAAYACVSELGELGLVQFRDLNPDVNAFQRKFVNEVRRCDEMERKLRYLEKEIKKDGIPMLDTGENPEAPQPREMIDLEATFEKLENELREVNQNAEALKRNFLELTELKHILRKTQVFFDEHLYTTADTLGVHYRNPLSFVAGVILRERIPAFERMLWRACRGNVFLRQAEIETPLEDPSTGDQVYKSVFIIFFQGDQLKTRVKKICEGFRATLYPCPEAPADRREMAMGVMTRIEDLNTVLGQTQDHRHRVLVAAAKNIKNWFIKVRKIKAIYHTLNLFNLDVTQKCLIAECWVPVLDIETIQLALRRGTERSGSSVPPILNRMETFEDPPTYNRTNKFTKGFQALIDAYGVASYREMNPAPYTIITFPFLFAIMFGDTGHGLIMFLFGGWMVLKEKPLAAKKSDNEIWNIFFGGRYIIFLMGLFSMYTGLIYNDIFSKSLNIFGSNWMINYDQSTIQSNKDLQLNPSSEDYVDYPYPFGMDPVWQLAENKIIFQNSYKMKISIIFGVIHMLFGVIVGLWNHMYFKKRYNITCEFVPQVIFLMALFFYMVLLMFIKWIKYGPKNDLVEGPGCAPSVLITFINMVLFKPAAKVGECEPYMYGGQGGLQKFLVIVALLCVPWMLLAKPILMMRNRKKQHYQLNNHGAENGDVEANMGTLQQSGGITQNGGHKEEEENMMEVFIHQGIHTIEYVLGSVSHTASYLRLWALSLAHAQLSEVLWNMVMRNGLAREGWDGGIVLYAVFAFWAVLTVGILVLMEGLSAFLHTLRLHWVEFQSKFYSGLGYSFTPFSFEIILDAAQTTTED; encoded by the exons ATGGGCTCGCTCTTTCGCAGCGAGGAAATGACATTGTGTCAGCTGTTCCTTCAAAGCGAAGCTGCTTACGCCTGTGTCTCCGAACTCGGCGAGCTCGGGCTAGTACAGTTCCGCGAT TTAAATCCTGATGTCAACGCTTTTCAAAGAAAGTTTGTCAATGAGGTACGTCGTTGTGACGAGATGGAACGCAAGCTGCGTTACTTGGAGAAGGAAATCAAAAAGGATGGCATTCCAATGTTGGATACCGGTGAAAATCCAGAGGCTCCACAACCTCGAGAGATGATTGATCTGGAAGCTACTTTCGAGAAACTAGAGAATGAGTTGCGGGAAGTGAATCAGAATGCTGAAGCGCTTAAACGTAACTTTTTGGAGCTAACTGAGCTCAAACATATTCTACGGAAGACTCAAGTTTTCTTCGACGAG CACCTATATACTACGGCAGACACCTTAGGAGTGCATTATAGGAACCCGCTCAG TTTCGTCGCGGGAGTCATCCTGAGAGAACGCATCCCCGCGTTCGAGCGTATGTTGTGGCGGGCGTGCCGCGGAAATGTCTTTCTGCGCCAGGCGGAAATCGAGACTCCTTTAGAAGATCCATCGACG GGAGACCAGGTGTACAAGTCGGTCTTCATCATCTTCTTCCAAGGAGATCAACTGAAAACTCGTGTAAAAAAGATCTGTGAAGGTTTCAGAGCGACCTTGTATCCTTGTCCAGAAGCACCAGCTGATCGTAGAGAGATGGCGATGGGAGTCATGACTCGCATTGAAGACTTGAACACT GTCCTTGGGCAGACACAGGATCATCGTCATCGCGTCCTTGTAGCTGCCGCAAAGAATATCAAGAACTGGTTCATCAAAGTCCGCAAGATCAAAGCGATTTATCATACTCTAAATCTTTTCAATCTTGACGTCACTCAAAAATGCCTGATCGCAGAATGCTGGGTGCCCGTCCTGGACATCGAGACTATCCAGCTAGCATTAAGACGCGGAACG gAACGTAGCGGAAGTTCAGTACCTCCTATTTTGAATCGCATGGAAACTTTTGAAGACCCGCCGACGTATAATCGCACAAACAAGTTTACGAAGGGCTTCCAGGCATTAATCGATGCTTATGGGGTTGCCTCTTATCGCGAGATGAATCCCGCGCCCTATACTATTATCACATTCCCGTTTTTGTTTGCGATAATGTTCGGCGACACCGGTCATGGTCTCATTATGTTTTTGTTCGGCGGTTGGATGGTGCTGAAAGAAAAACCGCTAGCGGCTAAAAAGAGCGACAACGAGATCTGGAACATATTCTTCGGTGGTCGTTACATCATTTTTCTTATGGGCCTGTTTTCCATGTATACCGGTCTCATCTACAATGACATATTCTCCAAATCGCTCAACATTTTCGGTTCTAACTGGATGATTAATTATGATCAAAGTACCATTCAGAGCAATAAGGATCTACAGTTAAATCCCAGTTCTGAGGATTATGTCGATTATCCCTATCCATTCGGCATGGATCCGGTGTGGCAGCTGGCGGAGAATAAGATCATCTTTCAAAACTCATACAAGATGAAGATCTCTATCATCTTCGGAGTAATACACATGCTGTTTGGCGTGATAGTAGGACTGTGGAATCACATGTATTTTAAGAAGCGTTACAACATCACTTGCGAATTTGTACCGCAGGTGATCTTTCTCATGGCGCTGTTTTTCTACATGGTGTTGCTCATGTTTATCAAATGGATCAAATATGGTCCAAAGAATGACCTGGTCGAGGGACCCGGTTGTGCACCTTCAGTCCTCATCACTTTCATCAACATGGTTCTATTCAAACCCGCCGCCAAAGTTGGCGAATGCGAGCCATACATGTATGGTGGTCAGGGTGGTCTGCAAAAGTTTTTAGTGATCGTAGCCTTGCTCTGCGTTCCGTGGATGCTACTGGCGAAGCCAATTTTGATGATGCGCAATCGTAAAAAGCAACATTATCAGCTCAACAATCACGGCGCCGAAAATGGCGACGTGGAAGCTAACATGGGAACCTTACAGCAGAGCGGAGGTATTACTCAGAACGGCGGTCacaaggaggaggaagagaacaTGATGGAAGTGTTTATTCACCAAGGTATTCACACTATCGAATATGTTCTCGGCAGCGTGTCACACACCGCGTCCTACCTACGTCTCTGGGCCTTATCTCTGGCCCATGCCCAGTTGTCCGAAGTGTTATGGAACATGGTAATGAGAAATGGTCTGGCGAGAGAAGGCTGGGATGGCGGCATCGTCCTCTATGCCGTCTTCGCCTTTTGGGCGGTGCTCACTGTGGGCATCCTTGTACTCATGGAAGGCCTTTCAGCGTTTCTGCATACACTTCGTTTACATTG ggTGGAATTTCAAAGCAAGTTCTATTCTGGTTTAGGCTACAGCTTCACACCGTTCTCGTTTGAAATCATCCTCGATGCCGCACAGACCACTACTgaggattaa
- the LOC126856693 gene encoding V-type proton ATPase 116 kDa subunit a 1 isoform X2, whose product MGSLFRSEEMTLCQLFLQSEAAYACVSELGELGLVQFRDLNPDVNAFQRKFVNEVRRCDEMERKLRYLEKEIKKDGIPMLDTGENPEAPQPREMIDLEATFEKLENELREVNQNAEALKRNFLELTELKHILRKTQVFFDEQEHAGLNPTESMTRALISDDNIARQSALGPVQLGFVAGVILRERIPAFERMLWRACRGNVFLRQAEIETPLEDPSTGDQVYKSVFIIFFQGDQLKTRVKKICEGFRATLYPCPEAPADRREMAMGVMTRIEDLNTVLGQTQDHRHRVLVAAAKNIKNWFIKVRKIKAIYHTLNLFNLDVTQKCLIAECWVPVLDIETIQLALRRGTERSGSSVPPILNRMETFEDPPTYNRTNKFTKGFQALIDAYGVASYREMNPAPYTIITFPFLFAIMFGDTGHGLIMFLFGGWMVLKEKPLAAKKSDNEIWNIFFGGRYIIFLMGLFSMYTGLIYNDIFSKSLNIFGSNWMINYDQSTIQSNKDLQLNPSSEDYVDYPYPFGMDPVWQLAENKIIFQNSYKMKISIIFGVIHMLFGVIVGLWNHMYFKKRYNITCEFVPQVIFLMALFFYMVLLMFIKWIKYGPKNDLVEGPGCAPSVLITFINMVLFKPAAKVGECEPYMYGGQGGLQKFLVIVALLCVPWMLLAKPILMMRNRKKQHYQLNNHGAENGDVEANMGTLQQSGGITQNGGHKEEEENMMEVFIHQGIHTIEYVLGSVSHTASYLRLWALSLAHAQLSEVLWNMVMRNGLAREGWDGGIVLYAVFAFWAVLTVGILVLMEGLSAFLHTLRLHWVEFQSKFYSGLGYSFTPFSFEIILDAAQTTTED is encoded by the exons ATGGGCTCGCTCTTTCGCAGCGAGGAAATGACATTGTGTCAGCTGTTCCTTCAAAGCGAAGCTGCTTACGCCTGTGTCTCCGAACTCGGCGAGCTCGGGCTAGTACAGTTCCGCGAT TTAAATCCTGATGTCAACGCTTTTCAAAGAAAGTTTGTCAATGAGGTACGTCGTTGTGACGAGATGGAACGCAAGCTGCGTTACTTGGAGAAGGAAATCAAAAAGGATGGCATTCCAATGTTGGATACCGGTGAAAATCCAGAGGCTCCACAACCTCGAGAGATGATTGATCTGGAAGCTACTTTCGAGAAACTAGAGAATGAGTTGCGGGAAGTGAATCAGAATGCTGAAGCGCTTAAACGTAACTTTTTGGAGCTAACTGAGCTCAAACATATTCTACGGAAGACTCAAGTTTTCTTCGACGAG CAAGAGCACGCGGGCTTGAACCCCACCGAGTCCATGACACGTGCGTTGATTAGCGATGATAATATCGCCCGCCAGTCCGCCCTCGGCCCTGTCCAGTTGGG TTTCGTCGCGGGAGTCATCCTGAGAGAACGCATCCCCGCGTTCGAGCGTATGTTGTGGCGGGCGTGCCGCGGAAATGTCTTTCTGCGCCAGGCGGAAATCGAGACTCCTTTAGAAGATCCATCGACG GGAGACCAGGTGTACAAGTCGGTCTTCATCATCTTCTTCCAAGGAGATCAACTGAAAACTCGTGTAAAAAAGATCTGTGAAGGTTTCAGAGCGACCTTGTATCCTTGTCCAGAAGCACCAGCTGATCGTAGAGAGATGGCGATGGGAGTCATGACTCGCATTGAAGACTTGAACACT GTCCTTGGGCAGACACAGGATCATCGTCATCGCGTCCTTGTAGCTGCCGCAAAGAATATCAAGAACTGGTTCATCAAAGTCCGCAAGATCAAAGCGATTTATCATACTCTAAATCTTTTCAATCTTGACGTCACTCAAAAATGCCTGATCGCAGAATGCTGGGTGCCCGTCCTGGACATCGAGACTATCCAGCTAGCATTAAGACGCGGAACG gAACGTAGCGGAAGTTCAGTACCTCCTATTTTGAATCGCATGGAAACTTTTGAAGACCCGCCGACGTATAATCGCACAAACAAGTTTACGAAGGGCTTCCAGGCATTAATCGATGCTTATGGGGTTGCCTCTTATCGCGAGATGAATCCCGCGCCCTATACTATTATCACATTCCCGTTTTTGTTTGCGATAATGTTCGGCGACACCGGTCATGGTCTCATTATGTTTTTGTTCGGCGGTTGGATGGTGCTGAAAGAAAAACCGCTAGCGGCTAAAAAGAGCGACAACGAGATCTGGAACATATTCTTCGGTGGTCGTTACATCATTTTTCTTATGGGCCTGTTTTCCATGTATACCGGTCTCATCTACAATGACATATTCTCCAAATCGCTCAACATTTTCGGTTCTAACTGGATGATTAATTATGATCAAAGTACCATTCAGAGCAATAAGGATCTACAGTTAAATCCCAGTTCTGAGGATTATGTCGATTATCCCTATCCATTCGGCATGGATCCGGTGTGGCAGCTGGCGGAGAATAAGATCATCTTTCAAAACTCATACAAGATGAAGATCTCTATCATCTTCGGAGTAATACACATGCTGTTTGGCGTGATAGTAGGACTGTGGAATCACATGTATTTTAAGAAGCGTTACAACATCACTTGCGAATTTGTACCGCAGGTGATCTTTCTCATGGCGCTGTTTTTCTACATGGTGTTGCTCATGTTTATCAAATGGATCAAATATGGTCCAAAGAATGACCTGGTCGAGGGACCCGGTTGTGCACCTTCAGTCCTCATCACTTTCATCAACATGGTTCTATTCAAACCCGCCGCCAAAGTTGGCGAATGCGAGCCATACATGTATGGTGGTCAGGGTGGTCTGCAAAAGTTTTTAGTGATCGTAGCCTTGCTCTGCGTTCCGTGGATGCTACTGGCGAAGCCAATTTTGATGATGCGCAATCGTAAAAAGCAACATTATCAGCTCAACAATCACGGCGCCGAAAATGGCGACGTGGAAGCTAACATGGGAACCTTACAGCAGAGCGGAGGTATTACTCAGAACGGCGGTCacaaggaggaggaagagaacaTGATGGAAGTGTTTATTCACCAAGGTATTCACACTATCGAATATGTTCTCGGCAGCGTGTCACACACCGCGTCCTACCTACGTCTCTGGGCCTTATCTCTGGCCCATGCCCAGTTGTCCGAAGTGTTATGGAACATGGTAATGAGAAATGGTCTGGCGAGAGAAGGCTGGGATGGCGGCATCGTCCTCTATGCCGTCTTCGCCTTTTGGGCGGTGCTCACTGTGGGCATCCTTGTACTCATGGAAGGCCTTTCAGCGTTTCTGCATACACTTCGTTTACATTG ggTGGAATTTCAAAGCAAGTTCTATTCTGGTTTAGGCTACAGCTTCACACCGTTCTCGTTTGAAATCATCCTCGATGCCGCACAGACCACTACTgaggattaa